The Borreliella mayonii genome has a segment encoding these proteins:
- the obgE gene encoding GTPase ObgE, translated as MYNFKDSVNITVVSGNGGSGCVSFLREKFNAKGGPDGGNGGSGGSVVFRVRENLSTLSFYKNGHVLCAENGKPGMGFKRSGANGKDLILFVPPNTEVYNENDGTLLCRLKNLNDEFVVLKGGRGGLGNWNFKTSVRRAPRFAQPGESGNSLGVRLELFLVADIGLVGLPNAGKSSLLNRITSAKSRVANYPFTTKIPHLGVLRLSYDDLIIADIPGIIKGASFGIGLGTEFLKHISKTKILALVIDVSEANFLDSYSILLNELKSYNYDLLNKKKIIIANKLDLNGSEENFDCLRKALGKEKIVGISIYENRGIDELIKEFFILAKTF; from the coding sequence GCAAAAGGCGGTCCAGATGGCGGAAATGGCGGGAGTGGTGGAAGTGTAGTTTTTAGGGTGAGAGAAAATCTCAGCACTTTGTCTTTTTATAAAAATGGCCATGTGCTTTGTGCCGAAAATGGTAAACCTGGAATGGGTTTTAAAAGAAGTGGTGCTAATGGTAAAGATTTAATTCTTTTTGTTCCCCCAAATACAGAAGTTTATAATGAAAATGATGGAACTCTTTTGTGTAGGCTTAAAAATTTAAATGACGAATTTGTTGTTTTAAAAGGTGGCAGAGGTGGTCTTGGTAATTGGAATTTTAAAACTTCAGTTAGAAGGGCGCCAAGGTTTGCTCAACCTGGGGAATCGGGCAATAGCTTGGGTGTGCGCCTTGAACTTTTTTTGGTGGCAGATATTGGACTTGTTGGTCTACCTAATGCTGGCAAATCTTCTCTTCTTAATAGAATAACCTCAGCAAAATCCAGGGTAGCAAATTATCCTTTTACAACAAAAATTCCTCATCTTGGTGTGTTGAGACTTTCTTATGATGATTTAATTATTGCAGATATTCCGGGAATAATTAAGGGTGCTAGCTTTGGAATAGGACTTGGGACTGAATTTTTAAAACATATTTCTAAAACCAAAATTTTAGCTTTGGTGATTGATGTTTCTGAAGCAAATTTTTTGGACTCATACAGCATTCTTTTAAATGAATTAAAATCTTATAATTATGATCTTCTTAATAAAAAAAAAATTATTATTGCCAATAAGCTTGATTTGAATGGTTCTGAGGAAAATTTTGATTGCTTGAGAAAAGCTTTAGGAAAAGAAAAGATTGTTGGCATCTCTATTTATGAGAATAGAGGAATTGATGAACTTATTAAAGAATTTTTTATTTTGGCTAAAACTTTTTAA